The Macrobrachium nipponense isolate FS-2020 chromosome 19, ASM1510439v2, whole genome shotgun sequence genome contains a region encoding:
- the LOC135214124 gene encoding paired box protein Pax-1-like isoform X1, giving the protein MGPIKSEKTVDMLPSLPYPDPALAAMDPQIQQYGEVNQLGGVFVNGRPLPNHIRMRIVELAQLGIRPCDISRQLRVSHGCVSKILARYNETGSILPGAIGGSKPRVTTPKVVNYIKDLKQKDPGIFAWEIRERLLKDGVCDKYNVPSVSSISRILRNKIGSLPHLGGQSHYEMKHSSIYSTLYPAAAAYTAAAYSMAPHPPSAMQQGPQVPAPPPPGPPGGTVTPGSTTAVPTGKSTNTPSPPVSGSTCGAMGGMRSHWPSSHSVSDLLGHVNMAAAAGLTRHHHHHHMQDANNYNYYMYLHSGTQQNNPLAHNTLPNHLSSSFANGFSNPLGNPLSNGLSNGIPTGLSNGLQNTFPTPLTSMMGGSSLTPQTATL; this is encoded by the exons AACTGGGCGGAGTCTTCGTCAATGGCCGGCCCCTCCCGAATCACATACGCATGCGCATAGTCGAGCTGGCGCAGCTGGGGATACGCCCTTGTGACATATCTCGACAGCTACGAGTATCACACGGCTGCGTGTCCAAAATTTTGGCCAG GTACAACGAGACAGGCTCCATCCTCCCAGGGGCCATAGGGGGTTCCAAGCCCAGGGTGACCACCCCAAAAGTGGTGAATTACATCAAGGACCTCAAACAGAAGGACCCGGGCATCTTCGCTTGGGAGATCAGGGAGAGGCTGCTGAAGGACGGTGTTTGCGACAAATATAACGTCCCAAGTGTGTCCTCCATATCAAG GATACTACGCAACAAGATCGGCTCTCTGCCCCATTTGGGAGGCCAGAGCCACTACGAGATGAAGCACTCGTCCATCTACAGTACCCTGTACCCAGCGGCGGCCGCCTACACTGCCGCCGCCTATTCCATGGCCCCACACCCTCCTTCGGCCATGCAACAAGGCCCCCAGGTCCCCGCTCCCCCTCCCCCGGGGCCTCCGGGGGGCACCGTCACGCCAGGAAGTACCACCGCAGTTCCGACGGGGAAGAGTACCAATACCCCGTCTCCGCCCGTGTCGGGGTCGACCTGCGGCGCCATGGGCGGCATGAGGTCTCACTGGCCCTCTTCGCACTCGGTGTCTGACCTCCTGGGGCACGTCAACATGGCCGCCGCCGCGGGGCTGACCCGtcatcaccaccatcaccacATGCAGGACGCCAACAACTACAACTACTACATGTACTTGCACTCGGGCACTCAGCAGAACAACCCGTTGGCCCACAATACCCTCCCGAACCACCTCTCGTCCTCCTTCGCCAACGGCTTCTCCAACCCGCTGGGGAACCCGCTCTCGAACGGCCTCTCCAACGGCATTCCTACAGGACTCAGCAACGGGCTGCAAAACACCTTCCCAACCCCACTGACCTCCATGATGGGCGGGTCGAGCCTCACGCCCCAGACTGCAACGCTTTAA
- the LOC135214124 gene encoding paired box protein Pax-1-like isoform X2 produces the protein MRIVELAQLGIRPCDISRQLRVSHGCVSKILARYNETGSILPGAIGGSKPRVTTPKVVNYIKDLKQKDPGIFAWEIRERLLKDGVCDKYNVPSVSSISRILRNKIGSLPHLGGQSHYEMKHSSIYSTLYPAAAAYTAAAYSMAPHPPSAMQQGPQVPAPPPPGPPGGTVTPGSTTAVPTGKSTNTPSPPVSGSTCGAMGGMRSHWPSSHSVSDLLGHVNMAAAAGLTRHHHHHHMQDANNYNYYMYLHSGTQQNNPLAHNTLPNHLSSSFANGFSNPLGNPLSNGLSNGIPTGLSNGLQNTFPTPLTSMMGGSSLTPQTATL, from the exons ATGCGCATAGTCGAGCTGGCGCAGCTGGGGATACGCCCTTGTGACATATCTCGACAGCTACGAGTATCACACGGCTGCGTGTCCAAAATTTTGGCCAG GTACAACGAGACAGGCTCCATCCTCCCAGGGGCCATAGGGGGTTCCAAGCCCAGGGTGACCACCCCAAAAGTGGTGAATTACATCAAGGACCTCAAACAGAAGGACCCGGGCATCTTCGCTTGGGAGATCAGGGAGAGGCTGCTGAAGGACGGTGTTTGCGACAAATATAACGTCCCAAGTGTGTCCTCCATATCAAG GATACTACGCAACAAGATCGGCTCTCTGCCCCATTTGGGAGGCCAGAGCCACTACGAGATGAAGCACTCGTCCATCTACAGTACCCTGTACCCAGCGGCGGCCGCCTACACTGCCGCCGCCTATTCCATGGCCCCACACCCTCCTTCGGCCATGCAACAAGGCCCCCAGGTCCCCGCTCCCCCTCCCCCGGGGCCTCCGGGGGGCACCGTCACGCCAGGAAGTACCACCGCAGTTCCGACGGGGAAGAGTACCAATACCCCGTCTCCGCCCGTGTCGGGGTCGACCTGCGGCGCCATGGGCGGCATGAGGTCTCACTGGCCCTCTTCGCACTCGGTGTCTGACCTCCTGGGGCACGTCAACATGGCCGCCGCCGCGGGGCTGACCCGtcatcaccaccatcaccacATGCAGGACGCCAACAACTACAACTACTACATGTACTTGCACTCGGGCACTCAGCAGAACAACCCGTTGGCCCACAATACCCTCCCGAACCACCTCTCGTCCTCCTTCGCCAACGGCTTCTCCAACCCGCTGGGGAACCCGCTCTCGAACGGCCTCTCCAACGGCATTCCTACAGGACTCAGCAACGGGCTGCAAAACACCTTCCCAACCCCACTGACCTCCATGATGGGCGGGTCGAGCCTCACGCCCCAGACTGCAACGCTTTAA